A single region of the Rattus rattus isolate New Zealand chromosome 8, Rrattus_CSIRO_v1, whole genome shotgun sequence genome encodes:
- the LOC116907169 gene encoding 40S ribosomal protein S27-like, with protein sequence MGGCAVDFEAGLEMEQLNAQYIQAQNTPLSKDLLHPSPEEEKRKHKEKRLVQSPNSYFMEVQCPGCYKITTVFSHAQTVAVCVGCSTVLCQPTGGKTRLTEGRSFRRKQR encoded by the exons ATGGGGGGTTGTGCTGTGGACTTCGAGGCTGGGTTGGAGATGGAGCAGCTTAATGCACAATACATCCAAGCCCAG AACACGCCTCTCTCAAAGGATCTCCTGCATCCCTctccagaagaggagaagaggaaacacaaggaAAAGCGCCTGGTGCAGAGCCCCAATTCCTACTTTATGGAGGTGCAATGCCCAGGATGTTATAAAATTACCACGGTCTTTAGCCATGCACAAACGGTAGCAGTGTGTGTTGGCTGCTCCACTGTGCTCTGTCAGCCTACAGGCGGAAAGACCAGGCTGACAGAGGGACGCTCCTTCAGGAGGAAGCAGCGCTGA